In Nicotiana tabacum cultivar K326 chromosome 17, ASM71507v2, whole genome shotgun sequence, one DNA window encodes the following:
- the LOC107759715 gene encoding uncharacterized protein LOC107759715, translating into MYADREEALSRTSIKERLKRNAADDSARRRLISGKRHREDYDKWVHDLYEPDELQGSNQRIGTKDLRLKLQRRRSIQQATQIIKSSLSGGTRDLREKLSGTVYSQTMQIGAPPKKLKTIPEVSKPSKRSVVAEAPASEMKNIASKVSKKKSQKKVESVDSFLLSLGLEKYAVTFQAEEVDMAALLHMTDEDLKAMGIPMGPRKKILLALESKV; encoded by the exons ATGTACGCTGATCGGGAAGAGGCACTAAGTCGGACGTCAATAAAAGAAAGGCTGAAGCGCAATGCTGCTGATGATTCTGCTCGCCGGAGACTAATTTCCGGCAAGAG GCATAgagaagactatgacaaatgggTGCATGACCTTTATGAGCCTGATGAACTTCAAGGATCAA ATCAGAGAATTGGTACAAAGGATCTTCGTCTCAAACTTCAACGTAGAAGAAGTATTCAACAAGCTACTCAAATAATAAAGAGCTCTTTATCTGGAGGCACGAGGGATCTGCGGGAAAAGCTCTCTGGTACTGTATACTCGCAAACAATGCAAATTGGTGCCCCCCCAAAAAAGCTAAAGACAATTCCTGAAGTCAGCAAACCTTCCAAGAGAAGTGTCGTAGCTGAAGCTCCTGCCTCGGAGATGAAAAACATTGCCAGCAAAGTTTCTAAGAAGAAGTCCCAGAAGAAG GTTGAATCAGTAGATAGTTTTCTACTATCATTGGGTCTTGAGAAGTATgcagttacatttcaagctgaagaA GTTGATATGGCTGCTCTTTTACACATGACAGATGAAGATCTTAAAGCTATGGGAATACCAATG GGTCCAAGGAAGAAGATACTTTTAGCATTGGAATCTAAAGTTTGA